A single region of the Drosophila takahashii strain IR98-3 E-12201 chromosome 2R, DtakHiC1v2, whole genome shotgun sequence genome encodes:
- the LOC123002519 gene encoding uncharacterized protein, translating to MDQSTEPSGEESHAFKCSLCQIANEDVTLVCNGSECESMCHPGCAEERVDGVGWICAACEADAHEQNHMTFRSGKLEETVPSKEYNTTPQGGDPDEQGADGAPTSKREALHLREELTLLEEEDHILKLRQQLLQRRRELLSRSAAERADLSWTANVPEACSTQACQKPQVSNNTLLDVPGFNSKKSSYPWMLSTGGERDTVVMSGRPAARISAEQLAARKTNVADLVKFSGKPEDWPMFLATYEQSTELCGFSDAENLMRLRHALEGPAKLAVRSLMLHADCVPQILSTLEMRFGRPEIIIDLLLKQIKQFPSVRENKLENIVDFAMEVQNVCATMKASKLEQYLNNPALTQELVSKLPCILQTFWGMHKMTLRVCTLADFSAWLSQMAQGANSVMVPSSQGRSERRGVVNTHVVRKACKVCLKNCGSVQECRKFLEMTTSDRWKMTRRLGLCWRCFSNHTVQSCGMAGTCGLEGCQQKHHPLLHRESREGVQANCNAHRQDAAAAVLFRVVPVTLYSNGNQVNTHAFLDDGSSLTLIDEPLLAALGVKGQRQPLCMQWTAGMHRYEDESVRVDLQISGAGMTKVYNLRDVHSVKALDLPAQTLDVDHLKNKYKHLRHLPLGGYAGAQPRLLIGLNNCGLGRALRTREGSLEEPIAEKTRLGWTVKGGGTTSSTDAEIRRYHVFQICACEEDNNKEILRLLRQHLWSEQEVGYGAECKSQSDDDLLAVRQLEANTMRVEGRFETSLLWRHKDSDLPDSLPTALKRAHCLNQKLLRQPDLASEVRRQLDEYVRKGYARPISPTEAVESPYWYLPIFPVVNVNKPGKLRIVWDAAARSEGISLNSLLLKGPAQLAPLVPILRRYRERRVAIGGDIAEMFHQVRIRAEDQRYQRFIFIDPETQKRENYVMQVMTFGASCSPSCAQFVKNRNASGFEKQYPRAVKCILENHYVDDMLDSVDTEEEAINLARTVHHIHSQAGFHIRNWVSNSRTVLEALGQEKGAMVQLDENADKGTEKVLGMWWDTKEDMIRYRVSPRYKQGEVLQGKRRPTKREFLSMMMSIYDPLGLISFFVMYAKTMFQEIWRSGCQWDDPILEAEWIKWKRWIHHIPNIEELCIPRCYMPKQLRGHQVEMHTFVDASESGFAAVCYLRIKFGPAIHCCLLGSKAKVAPLRLVSIPRLELMGATLGARLAYEVEKSLTMQICKRIFWTDSRTVLSWLRSDQRKYKQFVAFRVSEILDTTKQEDWRWVPTSQNVADEATKWTRTPDFSSGSRWLNGPKFLWQESEGWPTESAQKTDETDAELKVQFIGVCAWNESISHAQLIDPLRFSSWTRLLRSMAKVIWSLRRWKSKGLTAKQVEDSTTQEDLLMAESILWSDAQAEHYQDELALLRMGRPLTRKSSLYKLGPYLDGNGVLRLQERTKMGSGKDRVVLPSSSPITQLIIAELHAKLLHANHETLINELRQSFWIPKLRPTVARLRRSCQISVRNFIARRGRPVELWSDNGTNFQGASTELRRALDVLDKVQLEREFTGPEMKWKFIPPASPHMGGAWERLVRSVKVALYSILSSARPSDELLRGALMEVEMIVNSRPLTYIPVKDENEEALTPNHFLLGSSSGSKPATEPTVEGMLLKRSWMASQQLADMFWKRWLLEYLPVITRRGKWCHDSKPLEAGDIVYVCDPGNPRSSWPKGRILSVKLSADGQVRSATVKTISGVYVRPATKLAVLSIESNGVESSRNIPAGSVAIDYKN from the exons ATGGATCAATCTACCGAACCCAGCGGCGAGGAAAGCCATGCTTTTAAATGTTCCCTATGTCAAATAGCGAACGAGGATGTCACACTTGTCTGCAATGGCAGCGAATGTGAAAGCATGTGCCACCCAGGTTGCGCCGAGGAAAGGGTAGACGGAGTAGGTTGGATCTGCGCAGCGTGCGAGGCTGATGCCCACGAGCAGAATCACATGACGTTCAGATCAGGAAAGCTCGAGGAAACGGTTCCTTCAAAGGAATACAACACAACCCCACAAGGTGGAGACCCGGACGAGCAAGGAGCGGATGGAGCCCCTACATCGAAGAGGGAAGCACTGCACCTGCGCGAGGAGTTGACGTTGTTAGAAGAAGAGGACCACATTCTAAAACTGAGGCAGCAACTACTGCAGAGGCGAAGGGAGCTTCTGTCGAGGTCCGCAGCGGAGCGGGCTGACCTCAGTTGGACGGCAAATGTGCCGGAGGCATGCAGTACCCAAGCGTGCCAGAAACCCCAAGTGTCGAACAACACATTACTGGATGTACCAGGGTTCAACAGTAAGAAGTCATCTTACCCATGGATGTTGAGTACCGGCGGGGAGCGTGACACTGTAGTCATGTCGGGCCGACCAGCAGCCAGAATATCAGCAGAGCAGCTGGCTGCGCGGAAAACTAATGTTGCTGACTTGGTAAAGTTTTCCGGAAAGCCTGAGGACTGGCCCATGTTCCTGGCCACGTACGAACAGTCGACCGAGCTATGTGGGTTTTCCGACGCCGAGAACCTGATGCGGCTGCGCCACGCACTGGAGGGTCCAGCAAAGTTAGCGGTTCGGAGCTTAATGCTACACGCAGACTGCGTTCCGCAGATATTGTCCACATTGGAGATGCGTTTCGGAAGGCCGGAAATAATAATCGATTTGTtgcttaaacaaataaaacaatttcccTCGGTGAGGGAAAACAAGTTGGAGAACATAGTCGACTTTGCTATGGAGGTGCAAAACGTGTGCGCCACCATGAAGGCGTCCAAGTTGGAGCAGTACCTCAACAACCCTGCTCTAACGCAAGAATTGGTATCCAAACTGCCATGCATACTCCAGACCTTTTGGGGCATGCACAAGATGACTCTACGTGTGTGTACCCTGGCAGACTTTAGCGCATGGCTCTCGCAGATGGCGCAAGGAGCGAACAGCGTTATGGTTCCCAGTTCGCAAGGAAGGTCTGAGAGGCGAGGAGTGGTGAATACGCACGTGGTGCGTAAGGCATGCAAGGTGTGTCTAAAGAACTGTGGATCAGTTCAGGAGTGCAGAAAGTTCCTGGAGATGACAACTTCAGATCGTTGGAAGATGACCAGGCGATTAGGACTATGCTGGCGGTGCTTCTCAAATCACACAGTCCAGTCTTGCGGTATGGCTGGCACTTGCGGCTTAGAAGGGTGTCAGCAGAAGCACCACCCATTGCTACATCGGGAGAGCCGTGAAGGTGTTCAGGCTAACTGTAATGCTCATCGTCAAGACGCAGCAGCTGCTGTGCTGTTTCGCGTCGTACCAGTGACGCTTTACTCCAATGGGAATCAAGTTAACACACACGCCTTTTTAGACGACGGATCTTCTCTCACCCTGATTGATGAACCCCTGTTGGCGGCCCTAGGAGTGAAGGGACAACGACAGCCTCTCTGTATGCAGTGGACCGCAGGGATGCATCGCTACGAAGACGAATCCGTTAGAGTGGATCTTCAAATCTCGGGTGCCGGCATGACCAAGGTATACAATTTGAGAGATGTTCACTCTGTCAAAGCACTTGATCTCCCGGCGCAAACGTTGGATGTCGACCATCTGAAGAACAAGTACAAGCACCTAAGACACTTACCACTAGGAGGCTACGCTGGAGCCCAACCGAGACTGCTGATCGGTCTTAACAACTGCGGTCTTGGACGCGCCCTCCGCACAAGGGAAGGCAGTCTGGAGGAACCCATCGCCGAGAAGACCCGACTAGGATGGACGGTTAAAGGCGGTGGAACAACGTCCTCTACGGATGCGGAAATCAGAAGATATCATGTATTCCAGATATGTGCTTGTGAGGAGGACAACAATAAAGAGATTCTGCGACTTCTCCGACAACACCTGTGGTCGGAACAGGAAGTGGGTTACGGAGCGGAGTGTAAATCCCAATCTGATGACGATCTTCTGGCCGTCCGGCAATTGGAGGCAAATACGATGCGCGTCGAAGGACGGTTTGAGACCAGCCTGCTGTGGAGGCATAAGGATAGTGATCTACCCGATAGTCTGCCCACCGCCCTCAAGCGAGCACATTGTCTTAATCAGAAGCTGTTGCGTCAACCAGACCTGGCTAGCGAGGTGCGACGACAACTAGACGAGTACGTACGGAAAGGATATGCAAGACCAATCTCACCAACAGAAGCAGTTGAAAGCCCTTACTGGTATCTGCCAATATTCCCCGTAGTCAACGTTAATAAGCCGGGAAAGCTTCGCATTGTGTGGGACGCAGCCGCAAGAAGCGAGGGTATTTCACTTAACTCTCTACTGCTGAAAGGGCCAGCTCAACTGGCGCCTCTGGTGCCCATACTACGCAGGTACCGAGAAAGGCGAGTGGCCATCGGCGGAGACATTGCGGAAATGTTTCACCAGGTGAGAATACGCGCAGAAGATCAAAGGTATCAACGCTTCATATTCATAGACCCGGAAACGCAAAAGCGGGAGAACTACGTTATGCAAGTAATGACCTTCGGGGCAAGTTGCTCCCCAAGCTGCGCGCAATTTGTGAAGAACCGAAATGCCAGTGGATTCGAGAAGCAGTATCCGAGAGCCGTGAAGTGCATTCTTGAGAATCACTATGTAGACGACATGCTGGATAGTGTTGACACAGAAGAAGAGGCAATTAACTTGGCCAGAACCGTGCACCATATACATTCTCAAGCGGGATTCCACATACGAAACTGGGTTTCCAACTCCCGAACAGTCCTGGAGGCACTAGGACAAGAGAAGGGTGCGATGGTACAACTGGATGAGAACGCTGACAAGGGTACAGAGAAGGTTCTTGGCATGTGGTGGGATACAAAGGAAGATATGATCAGGTATCGCGTATCGCCAAGATACAAGCAAGGGGAAGTGCTGCAAGGGAAACGCCGCCCCACCAAGCGGGAGTTTCTAAGCATGATGATGTCCATATACGACCCGCTTGGACTCATTTCATTCTTCGTGATGTACGCCAAAACCATGTTTCAAGAGATTTGGCGGTCTGGATGTCAGTGGGACGACCCTATACTGGAAGCAGAATGGATCAAATGGAAGCGATGGATTCATCACATTCCCAATATCGAGGAATTGTGCATCCCCAGGTGCTATATGCCTAAACAGCTGCGGGGGCACCAGGTGGAGATGCACACCTTTGTAGATGCCAGCGAAAGTGGATTCGCAGCCGTGTGTTATCTACGAATCAAATTTGGACCCGCTATCCACTGCTGCTTGCTGGGCAGCAAAGCAAAGGTAGCTCCGCTGAGGCTGGTATCTATCCCACGTCTGGAACTCATGGGCGCTACTCTTGGCGCCAGGCTGGCATATGAAGTGGAAAAGTCACTTACCATGCAGATTTGCAAACGGATATTCTGGACCGATTCGAGAACAGTGCTGAGCTGGCTGCGCTCGGATCAGAGGAAGTACAAGCAATTTGTGGCGTTTCGGGTAAGCGAAATATTAGATACCACAAAGCAGGAGGACTGGCGCTGGGTTCCAACTTCCCAAAATGTAGCAGACGAAGCTACGAAGTGGACCCGGACACCCGACTTCAGCAGCGGAAGCCGATGGCTAAATGGGCCAAAATTCCTATGGCAGGAATCAGAAGGCTGGCCAACTGAATCAGCCCAAAAAACCGACGAAACTGATGCTGAACTAAAGGTGCAGTTTATTGGAGTATGCGCATGGAACGAAAGCATAAGTCATGCACAGCTTATCGACCCGTTGAGATTCTCTTCTTGGACCAGACTACTGCGGAGTATGGCGAAAGTGATCTGGAGCCTTCGACGCTGGAAATCAAAAGGGCTGACAGCCAAACAAGTTGAAGACTCGACTACCCAAGAGGATCTTTTAATGGCAGAAAGTATCCTATGGTCAGATGCGCAGGCCGAGCACTACCAGGACGAGCTGGCATTGCTGCGCATGGGTCGACCTCTGACGAGGAAAAGTTCCTTGTACAAATTGGGGCCGTACCTCGACGGTAACGGTGTGTTACGACTTCAAGAGCGCACGAAGATGGGAAGCGGTAAGGATAGAGTGGTCCTACCTAGCAGTAGTCCCATCACCCAGCTTATCATTGCGGAGCTACACGCAAAGCTTCTGCATGCCAACCACGAGACCCTGATCAACGAGCTCCGACAGAGTTTCTGGATCCCCAAGCTGAGGCCAACCGTTGCACGCTTACGTCGATCCTGTCAAATAT CAGTGCGCAACTTCATAGCTCGGCGTGGCAGGCCCGTGGAACTGTGGAGCGACAACGGCACCAACTTCCAAGGGGCTAGTACCGAACTCCGGAGGGCACTGGACGTGCTGGACAAGGTTCAGCTGGAACGTGAGTTTACCGGCCCTGAGATGAAGTGGAAGTTCATCCCTCCTGCATCGCCCCACATGGGTGGGGCTTGGGAGCGCTTGGTGCGATCAGTGAAGGTGGCTCTGTACTCCATTCTATCAAGCGCACGACCCTCGGACGAGTTGCTTCGCGGGGCGCTAATGGAAGTAGAAATGATAGTGAACTCTCGGCCGCTCACCTACATCCCGGTAAAAGACGAGAATGAGGAGGCCCTCACACCTAATCATTTCCTGCTCGGGAGTTCAAGTGGAAGTAAGCCGGCTACGGAACCTACTGTCGAAGGAATGCTGCTCAAAAGGAGCTGGATGGCATCGCAGCAGCTTGCGGATATGTTCTGGAAGCGGTGGCTATTGGAATACCTGCCGGTGATCACGAGACGTGGGAAATGGTGTCACGATAGCAAACCGCTAGAGGCAGGAGACATTGTTTACGTCTGCGACCCTGGCAACCCCAGATCCAGCTGGCCCAAAGGCCGTATCTTGAGCGTGAAGCTCAGCGCAGATGGACAAGTGAGGAGCGCTACAGTGAAGACGATCTCTGGAGTATACGTGAGACCAGCCACGAAGCTTGCAGTTCTATCTATCGAGTCTAATGGGGTAGAATCCAGTCGGAATATACCGGCGGGGAGTGTTGCGATAGATTATAAGAACTAG
- the LOC123002520 gene encoding uncharacterized protein encodes MYQDFMKEYLALGHMSLLPTPPPGHHYYIPHQCVLRPESSSTKFRVVFDASSKTSTSVSLNETLMVGATIQRELYAILARFRLNKYALTADISKIYRQVNIAAENRDFQLILWREKSTQALQTYRLNTVTYGTASAPFLAIRCLFELSKIYAESHPIASEVISSDFYVDDMLTGASSLEELETIRREVTEVLKFEGFDLAKWATNHPSLLDNRGPDKSLKVDPSASIKTLGMRWNPQNDVFHYSLEDSFDSLPATKRNILSVIARLFDPLLCPLITRAKILLQELWRQKLDWDESVPMRLHTSWNRFKQNFLELDKISIPRYICLLMKLSISTALQMRVRPTAVEYISVPWLGQLVYRDC; translated from the coding sequence ATGTATCAAGACTTCATGAAAGAGTACCTTGCTCTTGGACATATGTCATTACTACCAACCCCTCCTCCAGGACACCACTACTATATACCGCATCAATGTGTCCTGAGACCTGAAAGTAGCTCCACAAAGTTTCGAGTTGTATTCGACGCATCGAGTAAGACGTCAACCTCGGTCTCACTAAATGAGACTTTAATGGTGGGTGCAACTATTCAGAGGGAGCTTTACGCTATTCTAGCAAGATTTCGATTGAACAAGTATGCCTTAACGGCTGATATCTCAAAGATATATAGGCAAGTTAACATTGCCGCAGAAAATCGGGACTTTCAACTTATCTTGTGGAGGGAGAAATCGACACAAGCTCTCCAAACCTATCGTCTCAACACTGTTACGTATGGGACAGCCTCAGCTCCGTTTTTGGCCATCCGTTGTCTCTTTGAGCTATCAAAGATTTATGCTGAATCACATCCTATTGCTTCAGAGGTGATTTCAAGCGACTTCTATGTTGACGATATGCTCACAGGAGCCAGCAGTTTAGAAGAGTTGGAAACCATTCGTAGAGAAGTAACTGAGGTCTTGAAATTCGAAGGCTTTGATCTGGCCAAATGGGCCACAAATCATCCTAGTCTGCTGGATAATAGAGGGCCAGACAAATCTCTTAAAGTTGACCCTTCCGCTTCCATAAAAACACTTGGTATGAGATGGAATCCTCAGAATGACGTTTTTCATTATAGCTTGGAGGATTCGTTTGATTCGTTGCCAGCAACAAAACGCAACATTTTGTCCGTCATAGCTCGGTTGTTTGATCCCTTGTTGTGTCCGTTGATAACTAGAGCGAAGATCTTGCTTCAGGAACTGTGGCGACAAAAATTGGATTGGGACGAGTCAGTTCCCATGAGATTGCATACCAGCTGGAATAGGTTCAAGCAGAATTTTCTAGAACTAGACAAGATCTCCATACCTCGATATATCTGTCTGCTTATGAAACTGTCCATATCCACGGCTTTGCAGATGCGAGTGAGGCCTACGGCTGTTGAATATATATCCGTACCATGGTTGGGACAACTGGTCTATCGAGACTGCTAA